A genomic window from Streptomyces sp. HUAS YS2 includes:
- a CDS encoding DUF4097 family beta strand repeat-containing protein, whose amino-acid sequence MQKFDTPAPVAVVLDIPTGRIRLIAIDRADTVVEVLPADATKSRDVKAAQQTVVEYGDDVLRIAAAPAKNQLLGNVGSVVVTVQLPTGSRVESTSAAAEVRTEGRLGDVTVHGAHRRIEIADVEGLRLTSVDGDVHVGRLGGPADISTARGGITVGEAVHGTVVLHTEHGNISIAAAGASATLDAAPRNGRVSNALENHGSPVLEITASSGYGDISARSL is encoded by the coding sequence ATGCAGAAGTTCGACACCCCCGCCCCGGTCGCCGTAGTCCTGGACATCCCCACGGGGCGCATCCGGCTCATCGCCATCGACCGGGCCGACACCGTGGTCGAGGTCCTGCCCGCAGACGCTACGAAGAGCCGTGACGTGAAGGCGGCGCAGCAGACCGTCGTCGAGTACGGCGACGACGTCCTGCGGATCGCGGCCGCGCCGGCGAAGAACCAGCTGCTCGGCAACGTCGGATCCGTAGTGGTGACGGTTCAGCTGCCCACCGGCTCCCGCGTCGAATCCACCTCCGCCGCCGCAGAGGTGCGTACCGAGGGTCGGCTCGGCGACGTGACCGTCCACGGTGCTCATCGACGCATCGAGATCGCCGACGTGGAAGGCTTGCGCCTCACCTCCGTCGACGGCGATGTCCACGTCGGTCGGCTGGGCGGCCCCGCGGACATCTCCACCGCGCGGGGCGGCATCACCGTCGGCGAGGCGGTGCACGGCACGGTGGTGCTCCACACCGAGCACGGCAACATTTCGATCGCCGCCGCCGGTGCCTCCGCCACGCTGGACGCCGCCCCCCGCAACGGCCGCGTGAGCAACGCCCTGGAGAACCACGGCTCCCCGGTGCTGGAGATCACTGCCAGCAGCGGCTATGGCGACATCTCCGCCCGCAGTCTCTGA
- a CDS encoding DUF899 domain-containing protein produces MREHRVGTQEEFQAAREELLVQEKELTRRGDELAQKRRDLPWVRVEKDYRFETEGGTAALADLFAGCSQLLVYHFMFGPPYEAGCPVCSSIADTLDPNAVHLKARDVTLICSSRAPVDKLLAYRERMGWSFDWVCAGGSDFHRDLGFQYTEEELAPFLRGGIPATVSQMAEACGTDVLGYVSEGPGLSCYALSEGTVYRTYVTTARGLEPAMAYYGLLDRAPLGRHEEGEEAHWLRRHDDYEET; encoded by the coding sequence ATGCGCGAGCACAGGGTCGGCACACAGGAGGAGTTCCAGGCAGCCCGAGAGGAGCTGCTCGTGCAGGAGAAGGAACTCACGCGGCGCGGCGACGAGCTCGCCCAGAAGCGGAGGGACCTTCCCTGGGTGCGGGTCGAGAAGGACTACCGCTTCGAGACCGAGGGCGGGACCGCAGCGCTCGCGGACCTGTTCGCGGGGTGCTCGCAGCTGCTCGTCTACCACTTCATGTTCGGTCCGCCGTACGAGGCCGGATGCCCGGTGTGCTCCTCGATCGCGGACACACTCGATCCCAACGCGGTTCACCTCAAGGCCCGCGACGTGACGCTGATCTGCTCCTCGCGGGCGCCGGTCGACAAGCTCCTCGCCTACCGCGAGCGGATGGGATGGAGCTTCGACTGGGTCTGCGCAGGCGGCAGTGACTTCCACCGCGACCTCGGCTTCCAATACACGGAGGAGGAGCTGGCGCCGTTCCTCCGGGGCGGGATTCCCGCGACCGTGAGCCAGATGGCGGAGGCGTGCGGCACGGACGTGCTCGGCTACGTCTCCGAGGGCCCGGGGCTGAGCTGCTACGCACTGTCGGAGGGCACCGTCTACCGGACGTACGTCACCACCGCCCGCGGCCTGGAGCCCGCAATGGCCTACTACGGACTCCTCGACCGCGCGCCGCTGGGCCGCCACGAGGAGGGCGAGGAGGCCCACTGGCTGCGCCGCCACGACGACTACGAGGAAACCTGA
- a CDS encoding serine hydrolase domain-containing protein: MSQFTAAGQRKIRDVLARHVDSGKIPGVVALYSKDDETHVETLGTMEHDGGAPMRRDTIFRMASTSKPVSIAAAMVLLDECRLRLDDPVDRWLPELADRQVLKAVDGPIDDTVPARRPITVRDVLTSTFGLGMDMTSIGTPIMNEVFAQGLTPNLPTPMPEQDEWLRRLGTLPLMHQPGEHWQYQLASDLVGALVSRVTGKTFEEALREHVFGPLGMEDTGFHVPDDKIDRLPVLYAPDPATGEFHVWDESKGGRWNIPPAFQGGGGGLVSTADDYHAYFRMLLNGGKHGGERVLSRQAVELMTTNRLTPAQTAARTALATDNVHISFGQGQHGGWGLGMAVRTYRGDYAPVGQFGWDGGSGTSTYADPVNNVVGILLTQVGTSVPDSIHLMHDFWTTLYQAIED; this comes from the coding sequence ATGTCCCAGTTCACCGCTGCAGGGCAGCGCAAGATCCGCGACGTACTGGCCCGCCACGTCGACTCCGGCAAGATCCCGGGCGTCGTCGCCCTGTACAGCAAGGACGACGAGACGCACGTCGAGACGCTTGGCACGATGGAGCATGACGGCGGTGCGCCGATGCGCCGGGACACCATCTTCCGGATGGCGTCCACCTCCAAGCCGGTCTCGATAGCGGCGGCGATGGTGCTGCTCGACGAGTGCCGACTGCGGCTGGACGACCCGGTGGACCGATGGCTGCCGGAGCTGGCCGACCGTCAGGTACTGAAGGCGGTCGACGGCCCGATCGACGACACGGTCCCTGCACGCCGTCCCATCACCGTCCGGGACGTGCTGACCTCCACCTTCGGCCTCGGTATGGACATGACCTCCATCGGTACGCCGATCATGAACGAGGTCTTCGCACAGGGGCTGACGCCCAACCTGCCCACGCCGATGCCGGAGCAGGACGAGTGGCTGCGCCGCCTCGGCACCCTGCCGTTGATGCACCAGCCCGGAGAGCACTGGCAGTACCAGCTCGCCAGCGACCTGGTCGGCGCACTGGTTTCCCGGGTGACCGGTAAGACCTTCGAGGAGGCGCTGCGCGAACACGTCTTCGGCCCGCTCGGTATGGAGGACACCGGCTTCCACGTTCCGGACGACAAGATCGACCGGCTGCCGGTCCTCTACGCGCCCGACCCGGCGACCGGCGAGTTCCACGTGTGGGACGAGTCCAAGGGCGGCCGATGGAACATCCCTCCGGCGTTCCAAGGCGGTGGCGGTGGTCTGGTCTCCACCGCTGACGACTACCACGCCTACTTCAGGATGCTGCTGAACGGCGGCAAACACGGCGGCGAGCGCGTTCTGTCCAGGCAGGCCGTGGAGCTGATGACCACCAACCGCCTCACCCCCGCGCAGACCGCCGCCCGTACCGCGCTGGCCACCGACAACGTCCACATCTCCTTCGGCCAGGGCCAGCACGGCGGTTGGGGCCTCGGGATGGCGGTGCGGACCTACCGCGGTGACTACGCTCCCGTCGGCCAGTTCGGCTGGGACGGCGGCTCCGGTACCTCCACCTACGCCGACCCCGTCAACAACGTCGTCGGCATCCTCCTCACACAGGTCGGCACATCCGTGCCCGACTCGATCCACCTGATGCACGACTTCTGGACCACTCTGTACCAGGCGATCGAGGACTGA